A genomic stretch from Salvelinus namaycush isolate Seneca chromosome 25, SaNama_1.0, whole genome shotgun sequence includes:
- the LOC120019864 gene encoding eukaryotic translation initiation factor 4 gamma 1-like, giving the protein MSLICILDTIILLLGNQSLCGNCLSSHRQANLDEQQTSDNQFVRTLMTSICQSAVICENPYKVDVEQITQRAKLLQRYLSDEKKELQALYALQALMVHMEQPANLLRMFFDTLYDEDR; this is encoded by the exons ATGAGTTTGATTTGCATTCTAGACACCATCATTTTACTCTTGGGAAACCAGTCTCTGTGTGGTAACTGTTTATCATCTCACCGACAGGCCAACCTGGACGAACAGCAGACGTCGGACAACCAGTTTGTGCGCACTCTGATGACATCCATTTGCCAGTCAGCCGTTATAT GTGAAAACCCATACAAGGTGGATGTGGAGCAGATTACCCAGAGGGCAAAGCTGCTGCAGCGGTACCTGAGTGACGAGAAGAAGGAACTGCAGGCCCTCTATGCCCTCCAGGCCCTCATGGTGCACATGGAGCAACCGGCCA ATCTGCTGCGGATGTTCTTTGACACGCTTTACGATGAGGAC AGATAG